The Malus sylvestris chromosome 3, drMalSylv7.2, whole genome shotgun sequence genomic sequence AACCGAAGTagttccaccaccaccaccaaactaacccatttttttctttcaattttcgttgcttaatttttctttcttcgtAAAATTTACAGTTTAATTTTATAAACCAATTAAGCCAATTGAAACACCGTGCCTTGATGCACATTTCAAACTTGGTTTTGATGTCTCCCTGCACATTTGAAATCTGAAGTGGGGTGAGAAGTAGTGAGTTGAATCAAAACCTCTTATATGAGCTTAGTGTGGAAGTTTAGACGAAGAAAGAAAGGAGCTTGGCTGGGTGAGGACTAAGGAGATATGGGAGTTGCCGATGGTGGATTGGGGTGGGTGGAAGTTTTATTGATGGTTTGTCGGGCGGAGCAAAGTGGGGTGGGTGAGTGGAAGTCTTCTTGACAATTTGCTTCCTTCAAAATTCGTATTAAATTCTAATTCAATGAGATAACAGAGGAAAATGTTTGAtcttaaaatgtttaaaaaaaaatcaatgatgTCATCTATCACATACAttaatttttatcttttcttgaaatgtttaaaaagtgttgtctcaatataaaattaagtattaaaaataTACTTTAAGTGTAATTTTTCCTAAATATATAACTGttttattgaaataattgtgtcaCAAATGTGCTAATTAATTAAGCATTACGTCACTTGTAacataaattataatattaattgGATCAAATGTACAGAGGAAAAAAATCTTGCATAAGGACGGCCGCAAAACCTACGGGTCCACATTTTGTTTTGCATAAGTTTGTATGCGGGAACGAGGATCCTCTTTGGACCATTTTTGTGAGGATCCAAATGATTTTTTAATTGTGTTTATTCATCGTAAATCGTACGATTAATTTTCTTTAGATATTATGTGTGAGTATCTTCAAATAATACTACAAGAATCGAGCCTAAAACTTCTCATttacaaatgaaaaagaatatcattAGACTGTAATACTAAATAACAACTTGTAGttgaattataaaattaaaaaataaaggtcTAAATCAAGTAACGACTAATACACACACCTAAGCAATTCATAACATCACTCATAAAATATTTTAAGAATATCTCACACGCTAAATGAGCGGTTGATATAGTTGGTACATACGCAGAACGACAAACTTGACAAGATCAAACTGCCAAAGGTTCaaatttacaacaaaaaaacCATAAGCCTATTTGCTATAGTCCAACATTTTAAAAGGAATAGTGTTATTTACACGTCCAAATTCACCTCTCACGcaccttattaattttttgccgttgatttttttcaattcatttgatccgaaGCTGAAAATTGAGAAAGgcgtgtgagaagtaaaaatgaatgtgcGAATAGCACTACCATTTAGAAGACCAGATTTGGAAAGCAAAGATGCCCTGTGGTTATCTTATATATAGAAGAATTGATGGTTGCTTGTGTTTCCTTAGAAAAGATAAAGTGCCATcttttgcttgttttgtttcCATTTAGGAAGCTTATAGAAGTCCCTTTTGGCCATTCCAAAATGCACTTGGAATTCTTCATCAGAGAGATATGCCTGAAAACACCAGAACAAGTTGATCAGTGATTGCTTTACTGGACTCAAGTACAACTgatgtttcatatttttcatatacATTTTCATTGCATGCTATGAACCGAAAAGATTAAGCAGACGGCAAAGAAAAAGGACGTAAAAACAGGCCTAGTAATCAAGCTGACTGTCGTGGCATTGGCAGAAGAAACCGATTTCTATgaagattttgaattttgagttCAACACGGTTTTCAGGTATGGTCAGGTAGAAACCAAATATGGGAGAAACTAGAAGAGAAGAAATGAAAACTGAAAGCGCATAGCTCCACAAGTGAAACATGGAAATCCTGTTGAAATTTCGGAAGTGTTCCTCCCCTTCATTTCGGACCTTTATTGATTAGGTAAATTATTTGATGCTGTTTGTGTTCGGAAACTGACATATTCGGTTTCCAGGTATAGCATTTTGCATTAAACATAGAACCCCAAAAGAAATTAGGTTGTCTCTAGATGAGTGCAAAGGGGGTACCTCTCTTTTGGTTATGTCTATTCCTGCTGCCGGGTTTAAAGAAACCACTTTCAGTCGTTCATATGGATATGTCAACAAGTTTAGGCCTCCTTCACCAGGCTTACTTCCATTAGCCTTAGTGCCACCCGTATTATCCAGTAAGTTTACTGGAGAACCTGCAGGCACAATTGACTCGCCTACCAAAAGAAATTAAAGACAAAAGAATGAGGTCGTAGGTGTTggaaacaaagacaaggaagcaTCAAGAGATACAGTGTTTTCGTATAACTTCATGAAACTTGTGATCTTTCGTTACCAGGACTACTGTAAGGAGAGGATTTTGGAAAGAGTTTCTTAGTTGGAGCAGATGAGCTCGAAAAGATGTGATTGTTTGGGGACTTGACATTAGACAGTGAACCACCGGATGCAGGAGAAGCACTTCTCCGGCCATTGGAACTCATGGACTTGCTTCTAAAACCATCTGGGGTTGTCTCCCTGGACCTGGAGTTTGCTTTCCATGTGTTTCTTATAGGTGCCTAAGAAATTCAATGAGAGACACGTGAATGAAGTCACTTACTCTGATTGAAAGACAAATAGAGGTTACATAAATTGAAACAACTTGAAGGCACTTACTTCTAATTGTTGTGGTTTTCCCTTTAAAATAGCTAGCTTCCGCTCAAATGAGTTGCCATGCATCTACAACGGAAACAGTTTAGTTGAGAACCTCATGGAACAATCACCGTTGTACAACAGAAATCAAGGAAATCTTAGTTTCGATCTTATGAACAAATTCAGCAGGAGCACAACAATGCATCATTTATGTAGGCGAACAATCTTACATTTGACTTTGATGGATCCCATTCGAAGAAACGAGTGAAAAATGGTGGTTCATGCCCTTCACcaacaacatatataggagtctccaaAGATAGCCCTTCAACCAGTACATCCGTCTCGAGAAATTTCTGTGAGAGGCCCAGAAACAAGTAAAATGTAGGAAAATACGAGCATGcataaaagtatgaaaaaggTAAACCTAGCACTTCACTACATTAAATTTTGATGCAGCCAAACAAAGCAACTATAGAAATGTGACCAATGAAACCGAAAAAttgaatgattaattaatatgcagTAGAAAGTTTTCTAGTCTGATGCATAATGTAGGTTTCATGGTGGAAAACTAACCAGGCCTAGAGTAAGGGCTTGTTGCTTTGAACTAATGTTAGAGTGGCATCCAATCCAAACATAAATCTCGTCGTGGCAGTCAAGTAATAACACGTCTTCAGTAGTTAAATCATCCTGTGTAAAATTGTATATCTCCTTCACCTGAAATATGCAAACTGATTCAGATGAAGTATCTTCGAAGTACCAAGAAACCTTACTCCTGGTACTATTGAAATGAAATTTTCACTTAGTAGGAGAGTTAAAGTATATGAAAGTATACCTTGAAATCACCTGAATGAGGAATTTGGATCAAGATGCAAAACAAGCAAAACCCCGTTATTAGAACGTTTTTACAGCCATGTAAAGCCAAGATGATTCTGAATCAAGGCAACACTGCAATATCTTTGGAGAGAACAATTAGAAAGTTGGGATTTGTGTACCTTCAGTTATGCTCAACATAAACAAATTTGGGTCTTCCATGTgtccttttatttcttttgccCTCGGATACTCAGCCTTTCCACCGAGCACATTCCAGAAAGTATCGGATTCACTCCCTTCCCTCACTGATACGGCTTGCCACGTTGGCTGATTGACATCAAGAGAAAATACATATATTATACAATTCTGAGTGAagtatgagaaaaaaaaatcgaagagaagtTTAAAGATCGAGTTACATGTATTAATTCGAGCATTCTGTCAAGAAGGTCATGGTCCCTGGTCGAGGAGAGATTCCCAATCCAAGTGAAAGCAGATGCACCAGTTTGCAGGATGTAACAATAACACGAGTTCAAAGATCTTGAAACCTGCAACAGTATGAATTTATACTCAAATCTTACAGGCATATGCAACGCGAGAGGTCAAGAGTCAAGACACACTTTCAAAGGCTAATAATAGTGTGATCTCAATATTCTTTCCATTCTaagatagaaaaattaaaaggtCCTGGCTCAAAAGCTCACCGGATCAACTTGGATCGCCTGCATATTGTTGGGACTTGTCCCTTGAACACGAAAAAGGGCAGTCTTGCTTTCATCATAAGTTTCATCTGCAATACCATTTTCTGCTATAAAATTCTTGTATCGTGCACTTCTACCTCCCTAAGAAGAAAAACTATTATCAGGAAGCTGCCGGATGATTAACATCAGATTAACTTGAAACGGAAACAATATTTAACTTTAAATGGAAACTATATTAGACTAGAGAGAGCAGAGGTATGAACCTTGTAAATAATTAATGTCCGGAAAATGGAAAAGAATTGAGAAGGCTCCTTGTTCTCCATAACTTGAGCCTGAACTTGAAAAATGTGAGGTAAATCAGATATAAATGTGTTCTAAATAAACCAATATACAATGCAAAGGTGATTATGTGCAAAAATATAACTACTAACTTAATCACCGAATTATTTCGAAAGATCACGCATAGGAGAAAGAAACATAAAGCTTACCAAAACAGGGTCTCCCTTGGTTGAATCGACTAGGGCATTCATACGAGAGATAGCATCCCTTCGATCTTCCTGCAAGCAGAACAGAGataaaaataatgataataaatttTCACCCAACAACTACCGTATTCAAATCTCTTTAGTTACCACTTACTGTTACACTTTGACAGCCAAGCCATGCATAAAAGAGATGGTCACTCTTTTCCTTTCCAGGATAAGTATACTGCACAACATAGCAATCCCCGCTGAATATTTTCTGCTGGTCTGAAGCTGGAATGAGGGACAGTTTATCACCATCCACCCGCCAAACCTGAAATGTTATAGATTGCAATTAAGGGGCAACAGAATCAAATACagactt encodes the following:
- the LOC126615332 gene encoding villin-1 is translated as MSVYGKDTDPAFQAAGTNLGLEIWCVENLKLVSVPKSSHRKFYSGSAYVILNTFLPKNGLPQHDIHYWLGNDSNKEDSALASDKALELDAALGSCTVQYRELQGHETQKFLSYFKPCIIPIEGAYRTQQECLNGETYKVSLLACKGDHVVHVKEVPFSRSSLNHNDVFILDTASKIFLFSGCNSSIQERAKGLEVVQYIKENKHREKCEVATVEDGKFVGDPEVGEFWSLFGGYAPIPQDPPSSVQEKPETPFVKLSWISTQGKLCPCRTDSLNKEMLETDKCYMLDCDSEIFVWMGKHTSVTERKTSTSATEDFLRNQGRSAGTHSVFITEGLETVKFRSYFDNWPQTVKIKLYEEGREKVAAMFKQKGYEVKELPDEEDIQPFIDCSGTMKVWRVDGDKLSLIPASDQQKIFSGDCYVVQYTYPGKEKSDHLFYAWLGCQSVTEDRRDAISRMNALVDSTKGDPVLAQVMENKEPSQFFSIFRTLIIYKGGRSARYKNFIAENGIADETYDESKTALFRVQGTSPNNMQAIQVDPVSRSLNSCYCYILQTGASAFTWIGNLSSTRDHDLLDRMLELIHPTWQAVSVREGSESDTFWNVLGGKAEYPRAKEIKGHMEDPNLFMLSITEGDFKVKEIYNFTQDDLTTEDVLLLDCHDEIYVWIGCHSNISSKQQALTLGLKFLETDVLVEGLSLETPIYVVGEGHEPPFFTRFFEWDPSKSNMHGNSFERKLAILKGKPQQLEAPIRNTWKANSRSRETTPDGFRSKSMSSNGRRSASPASGGSLSNVKSPNNHIFSSSSAPTKKLFPKSSPYSSPGESIVPAGSPVNLLDNTGGTKANGSKPGEGGLNLLTYPYERLKVVSLNPAAGIDITKREAYLSDEEFQVHFGMAKRDFYKLPKWKQNKQKMALYLF